In Helianthus annuus cultivar XRQ/B chromosome 9, HanXRQr2.0-SUNRISE, whole genome shotgun sequence, the following are encoded in one genomic region:
- the LOC110879705 gene encoding probable arabinosyltransferase ARAD1 — protein MTSMYEKRVFSSRLLSCLIAISMFFLILSCSLLFRVGDNSLVPRSIYNLIVVDRGSIEPESDSGSNPVKAAGSCDPNQAVLKVFMYDLPPEFHFGLLGWTGSANQLWPNVGNFSEIPSYPGGLNLQHSVEYWLTLDLLSSLIPNVRRSCTAVLVHNSTQADVVFVPFFSSLSYNRHSKIEGTEGKSTNDILQERLVEYLNGQDEWKRFGGKDHVIMAHHPNSMLIARWRLGSAMFVLADFGRYSDEIANIDKDVIAPYRHVVRTVDANNSPSFEERPTLVYFQGAIYRKDGGVIRQELYYLLKDEKDVHFTFGSAGGGGIRKASTGMAASKFCLNIAGDTPSSNRLFDAIVSHCVPVIISDEIELPYEDLLDYSKFSIFVPASDACKNGYLINLLRGVKREKWTEMWENLKQIAPHFEYQYPTRPGDAVDMIWKMVSRKIDPLHYRAHRKNRYNMSQQFLNSR, from the exons ATGACTTCAATGTATGAGAAGCGTGTGTTTTCGTCAAGATTGCTGTCATGCTTGATTGCAATCTCAATGTTCTTTTTAATTCTTTCGTGTTCGCTTCTGTTTCGAGTTGGGGATAATTCGTTAGTCCCCAGATCGATTTATAATCTCATTGTTGTTGACCGTGGGTCGATTGAGCCCGAATCGGATTCTGGGTCCAACCCAGTTAAGGCTGCTGGTTCTTGTGATCCGAATCAAGCTGTGTTGAAAGTCTTTATGTATGATTTACCACCCGAGTTTCACTTCGGGTTATTGGGTTGGACGGGGAGCGCGAACCAGTTATGGCCGAATGTTGGTAATTTTAGTGAGATCCCAAGTTACCCGGGTGGGTTGAATTTGCAACACAGTGTTGAGTATTGGCTTACGCTTGATCTTTTATCATCGCTTATTCCAAATGTTCGTAGATCTTGCACTGCCGTTCTTGTACATAATTCGACTCAAGCAGATGTTGTTTTCGTCCCGTTTTTCTCGTCTTTGAGTTACAATAGGCATTCCAAGATTGAAGGGACGGAGGGAAAGAGTACTAACGATATATTGCAAGAAAGATTGGTGGAATATTTGAACGGTCAGGATGAGTGGAAAAGATTCGGAGGGAAGGATCATGTGATCATGGCTCACCATCCAAACAGCATGTTAATTGCTAGATGGAGGTTGGGTTCGGCTATGTTTGTGCTTGCAGATTTTGGCAGATATTCTGATGAAATTGCGAATATCGATAAAGATGTGATCGCTCCTTACAGACATGTTGTCAGGACCGTTGATGCGAACAATTCGCCTTCGTTTGAAGAACGACCCACCTTGGTGTACTTCCAAGGAGCGATTTATCGAAAAGAT GGTGGTGTAATTCGTCAAGAATTATACTATTTACTTAAAGACGAAAAAGATGTGCATTTCACATTCGGAAGTGCGGGTGGAGGTGGGATCCGCAAGGCGTCGACAGGGATGGCAGCTTCAAAATTCTGCCTCAACATTGCAGGAGACACACCTTCTTCAAATCGTCTTTTCGACGCAATCGTTAGTCATTGTGTTCCCGTTATCATCAGTGACGAAATCGAGCTCCCATACGAAGATCTTCTCGACTACTCCAAATTTTCCATTTTTGTCCCTGCATCAGACGCATGCAAAAACGGGTACCTTATAAATCTTCTCAGAGGCGTTAAGCGAGAAAAATGGACCGAAATGTGGGAGAATTTGAAGCAAATTGCACCGCATTTTGAGTACCAGTATCCTACGAGGCCCGGTGATGCTGTCGATATGATTTGGAAGATGGTTTCAAGAAAGATTGATCCTTTACATTATAGAGCTCATAGGAAAAACAGATACAATATGTCGCAACAATTCTTAAATTCTCGTTAA